ACGTCTCGAAATACATCGTGACGCCGGGGCTGATCGATCTCCACACTCATGTCTATTGGGGCGGCACCTCGCTCGGCATCGATGCCGAGGAATTCTGCCGCCTCTCCGGCGTCACCACCGCCATCGATACCGGCAGCGCCGGGCCCGGCAATTTCGCCGGCTTCCGCAAGCACGTGATCGAGCCGAGCCAGGTTCGCATCCTCGCTTATCTGCACGTCTCGCATGCCGGCATCTTCGGCTTCTCGCACCGGATCATGGTCGGCGAAAGCGAGGAGCTGCGGCTGATGAATCCGATAGAGGCGGCCAAGGTGGCCGACGCCAACCGCGACCTCATCGTCGGCATCAAGGTGCGCGTCGGCCTGCATTCCTCAGGCACGTCTGGAACCGTGCCGCTCGACATCGCGCTCCAGGTGGCCGACGAGGTCGGCATGCCCTTGATGGCGCATATCGATCATCCGCCGCCGAGCTATGAAGAGGTGCTGGCGCGCCTGCGGCCCGGCGACGTGCTGACCCACGCGTTCCGCCCCTTCCCCAACACGCCGGCAACCGCGCAGGGCACGGTGAAGAGGGCGGTGCTGGATGCGCGCGAGCGCGGCGTGCTGTTCGACATCGGCCACGGCAAGGGCTCGTTCGCGTTCAAGACCGCGCGCGCGATGCTCGCCAACGGTTTCTATCCCGATACGATCTCGTCCGACATCCACATGCTGTGCATTGATGGTCCCGCCTACGACCAGGTCACGACCATGTCGAAGTTCCTGTGCATGGGCATGGAGCTGCCGGACGTGGTCGCGGCCTCCACCGTGAATGCCGCCATGGCGCTGCGCCGCCCCGAGCTCGGCAGCCTCAAGCCGGGCAGCGTCGGCGACGCCACGCTGATCTCCGTGAAGCAAGGCCAGTTCGATTACGAGGACGTCGTCGGCGAGCACCTGATCGGCGACCGCAAGATCGTCTCCGAAGGCGTCGTCATCGGCGGCCGCTGGTGGCATCCGAATTGATGGATGTGACTCAACTGGACGGCAAACATCTGGTCTGGTGCCGAGAAGGAAAGTTCAGGTGGCAATGAGAGATATCGTCCAGGCCGCTTTAGTTTCGCAAGCCATCAAATCCATGAGGAGGGCTGCGGCATTCACCTTGCTCGTCACCGTTGTTTCTTTCCTTCTCGCGCAGAGTTGTTGGGCGGCATCGCAATCGCGCGAAAACTGCAAAAACAGAGGCTTTGATGCTGATGGAACGATTCAGGCATGCACAGACCTTCTGCAAAAGCGGAGCTGGGATAGCTTTGTGCACCTTCACGTTCGTTCGGTAGCTTGGCTCGCAAAACAAAATTGCGAGCAAGCGTTGTCTGACGAGAATGAATCCATTCGATTGTTTCTCACCGATCCACTCGTTGCACGCAAGAAGATGAGCGAGGAGGATCGAAACTTCTTTCGAAGGGGTGGATTCCTGGGAAGGATAGAAATCTATCTCTTCTGCTTCTTGAATTACGACAAGGCGCTCTCGGTTGTTGAGGAAGCCCTTGCGATCTATCCAGATGATACGGATCTGTATAATCGTCGCGGCCTTATCTACATCCAAACCAAAAATTTCGACCAAGCGTTCAGGGACCTGCAGCGCGCCATTGATCTGGCAGACAAGAAGGACGTCGCTCTTAATAACCGCGCAAGCGTCTTTAACGGTCTCGGAGACTTCGATAATGCTATTCGAGATGCGAACGGTGCGATCGCCTTTAATCCGAGGAGCGAAGGCGCCCATGTCAACCGTGCTGTGGCTTTGAGCGGCAAGGGAGAGCACGGCCGCGCCATCGAAGAAATCAATGTGGCGCTCAGACTAGATCCAAAGAATCAAGCAGGGCCGTTGGCTCAGCGTAGCAAGTATCATTTAAAAGGGGGTGACCTGGATTCGGCGCTGAAGGATATCTCGCGGTCAATTGCGTTGTTCGAGCAGAGCAAGGTCGAGCCGATTATCGCACTTTGCGTGCGCGGAGACCTCTTTAGGTTTCAGGGGCAGCTTTCGCGCTCACTCGAAGATTTTGATCGAGCGATCCGTTCGCGCGCAGATTTTGCTGCCGCATATACTGGTCGCGGGCTGACCTATGAGCGAATGGGGAATCTGAAGAATGCGCGGACTGATTTCGAAAAGGCCTTGGGATTTCCCGCGCAGCAATATGACAACAATCTCGAAGCGCAGACGACCGCGCGAGCGAGGCTTGCGGCGTTAGACTCGGGTGAAGCTCAACCCGTCATACCCGCCACGACGGGCAAGCCCGTGGCGCCGTTTTCGGTCACCACACCGCCCTTGGTCGCGCCAGTATTGGCTCATCCCCGTTTGCTGCCTGGTTCCGAGCGCCAAGGCCGCCGGGTCGCCCCCGTCATCGGCAACGCCGCCTATCAAAGGGCTGGAATCCTAAAGAACCCACTGAACGATTCCGAAGCAGTTGCAGCTGCCCTTCGGAACATTGGTTTCGACGAAGTGATGGTAGCGACGGATACGACCAAGGAGCGGCTCACGGCAGCCCTTCAAGGGTTTGCGCGCGCCTCTGACAATGCCGATTGGGCCGTCGTCTATTATTCAGGACACGGCATTGAGATGGCCGGAAGAAACTATTTGCTTCCGATTGACGTTACGCTGAGAACCGACCGAGACGTGCAGTTCGAGGCAGTGCCCGTTGATCAGGTGATGGCATCGATAGATGGCGCGCGTAAGCTGAAGCTGATCGTGCTGGACGCCTGTCGCAACAACCCATTCGCGGACACAATCAAGCGAACGGGACCGCGTGAAGCCGTAACGCTCGATGCGAGCAACGTCGGCGAGATCGGGACTCGCGCGGTCGGGCGGGGACTTGGCGAAATCAAGGTAAAGGGCGCTTCGCTCGTCGTTTTCGCGGCAAAGCATGGCCAGACTGCCCTCGATGGCGAAGGACGGAATTCGCCCTTTGCAATAGCGCTGGTTCAGCGCATCGCAACGCCTGGCGTGGAAATGAACAAGGTCTTTCGGCTCGTCCGCGACGATGTGTTGGAAGCGACGGCGGGAAGGCAAGAGCCCTACACTTACGGATCACTACCCGGTAGAGAGGACTTCTTCTTTGTCAGTAAATGATGGCGTCCCCTGATCGGGGATCGCGAGGTCGGCTCCGAAGGCGTCGTCATCGGCGCCCGCCTATCCCAAACGTGCGGCCCATCCGGCAAGGTTCGTAGATCTCTCCGGGCGCTCCCTCACTATGCGCCGTATCCCGGCGAGAGCTTGTCCCTCAGGGCCGAGCACGGCCCTGAGTCGTCAATCTCGATCCGGGACTGCGCGGTGGCAACGACTTGCTGCTTCACATCACCGCGCTGGAAGGGATGGATCTCGCTCCATGGGATGAATCGCGTAGATCGGTCAGTCGCGTCCCGCCGCCATGATCGCGCCGGCGAGCCGCGCCGGATCGGAGAAGCACAGCTCGTGGCTTCCCGCCACCTGCACCAGGCGAAACAGGCCGAGCTTCTCCGACAGGCGCGGATGCCAGCCATGGCTGTGCGGCAGCGCGGTGTCTTCGGTGCAGTTGATGTAGGATTTGGCCAGCTGCATCTCTGCCGGATTGGTCTTGAGGGTGATCTTGTCGGTGAAGGTTGCCAGCGGATGCGGATTGAGGACGTCGTAGGCTTTCTGCGCCGTCTCAAGGTCGGCATCGTTGATGAAGGCCTCGCGCCAGATCGGGAAGGGCAGCACCACCGAGCCGTCGCCGCGCTCGGCTGCGATGGCGTCGAACAGCCCGACATAGTGCGGCGGCACCATGTCGTTGAGGCTTTCACCGTTGTTGGGCACGAACGCATTCCAATAGACCAGGCGGCGGATGCGCTCCGGCGCGAGGTCGGCAACGCCGGTGATGACCATGCCGCCGTAGGAATGGCCGAGCAGGATGACGTCCTTCAGATTGTTCTCGGCAAGGTAGTCGGCGATCGACTGGATCGCCTCCTTCAAGCCGGTCGTCTTGGCATCGCCCGGACGGTTGCCCCTGATGGTGGGGGTATGGACCTGATGGCCCGCCGCGCGGATCGGTGCGGCGACAGGCTCGAACTCGGCGCCGGTGTGCCAGGCGCCGTGGACGAGAACGTAGGTCGACATGTTGTGGCTCCTCCCGAGGGTGTGGTTAGATCGGCGCATGATGCCTTGGCGGGGTATATGGCCGCGTGGCAAATCTGGACCGGTCACGAATTCGTTGCTTGGCTGTGAGTGAACCGGATTGGTCTCGGAGTGAACCGATGCAGCAGATCGACCGCGCCGTTCCGCCGCGGCAATCAGCCTGGAATACGGTGGGCGTCCGGCCGGCGGAGCAGTTCGCCTATTATCGCGAGGCGATCTGCCAGGCCTTCATGAATCTGACGCCGGAGCCGGCGGCAGCAAGCGGCTTTCCGGCCAGTGTCGAGCACGTCCGTCTCGGCGATGCCGCGATCAACCGCGTCAGCTTTCCCGAGCACGTCGTGCGCCGCTCCGCTTCCGATATCGCGGCGTCCGATCGCAGTTGCTTCTACCTCAATCTGAAGCTGGCCGGCCGCTGCCGCATACAACAGGGGGATGGCGAGATCAGCCTGTCGCCCGGACAGGTCGCAATCTTCGACAGCGACCGGCAGTTTGCGCTTCTGCACGACCGCGGTCGGCAATTGCGCGTCGCCTCGTTCTGGGTACCGGCGGAGGCCTTGCGGGACCGGCTGCCCGCCTCGTTCGACGTCGGGGCGGCCCGCGTCTCCGACGATCCCTTCGTCGGCCATCTCATCGTCGAGACCGCACGAACGCTCAGCGACGGCGCGCTGCGCATGACCGAGGATGAGGGCATGCGGCTGTTCCGGGCGTTGATCGAACTGGTCGCGGTGAGCCTGTCGCGACGCGGCCGCACGGGCGCTGCGGAGATGGAAAGTCTCGCCGATGCCACGGCGCTGGCGGTGAAGCGCGCCATTCACCGCCGGCTCCGCGAGCCCGGCCTTGCGGTCGCCGACGTTGCCGATGCCGTCGGCATCAGCGAGCGCTACGTGCACAAGCTCCTGGCGCGATCGGGCTCCAGCTTCACCGACTTCGTCATCGACCATCGGCTCGATGGTGCGGCCAGGGATCTCGGCGATCCCGCGATGGCGAATCGTGCGATCGGCGCCATCGCATTCGACTGGGGCTTCTCGGACCTCTCCCACTTCACGCGGCGCTTCAAGCAGCGCTTCGGCTGCCGCCCGCGCGACTGGCGCTCACGATGATCTACAGCGACCTCGCGATCAGCAGCTTCATGATCTCATTGGTGCCGCCATAGATCTTCTGGATGCGGGAATCGATGAAGATGCGCGAGATCGGATATTCCTGCATGTAGCCGTAGCCGCCGAACAGCTGGAGGCATTCGTCGGCGGTCTCGACCTGCTTCTCCGAACACCAATATTTCGCCATCGACGCCGTGACGGTGTCGAGATCCCCGGCGACCAGGCGTTCGATGCACCAGTCGACGAAGACGCGCGCGATCATCGCCTCGGTCTTGCGCTCGGCGAGCGTGAAGGCGGTGTTTTGGAAATCCATCAGCGGCTTGCCGAACGCTTTCCGCTCCTTGGTGTACTCGGTGGTGAGCTTGACCGCGCGCTCCATCGAGGCGACGGCGCCGACCGCGAGGGCGAGGCGCTCCTGCGGCAATTGCTGCATCAGCTGGACGAAACCCTGGCCTTCCTCCTTGCCGAGCAGGTTGTCCGGCGGGACCGTCACGTTGTCGAAGAACAGCTCCGACGTGTCGGAGGCGTGCAGCCCGATCTTGTCGAGGTTGCGCCCGCGCTTGTAGCCATCCGCGCCCGCGGTCTCGACCACGACCAGCGAGATGCCCTTGGCGCCTTGCTCGCCGGTGCGCGCGACCACGATGACGAGGTCGGCGGCCTGGCCGTTGGTGATGAACGTCTTCTGGCCGTTGATGACGTAGGAATTGCCCTGCTTCTTCGCCGTGGTCTTCACGGCCTGGAGATCCGAGCCGGTGCCGGGCTCGGTCATGGCGATGGCGCCGACCATCTCGCCCGAGGCCATCTTCGGCAGCCAGCGCTTCTTCTGCTCCTCCGAGCCGTAGTTGAGGATGTAGTGCGCGACGATGGCGCTGTGCACGGAGACGCCGGTGGTCAGCTCCGGCACGGTGCTTTCGAGATCGTCCAGCACGGCGGCGTCATAGGCGAAGGTCGCGCCCAGACCGCCATATTCCTCCGGCACGCTCGCCAGCAGAGCGCCCATCTCGCCGAGCCCGCGCCAGGCGAAGCGGTCGACCATCTTCTGCTCGCGCCATTTCTCGGCATGCGGCGCCAGGTCCTTGGCGAGATATTTCCGGAACTGGTCGCGGAACGTGTCCAGCTCTTCGGTCATCCAGGAGGAGCGGTAAGACATGGTTACCTCGGTTGGTGCGGAGTTCCGGCTTGGTAGGCCAGTCGACTGCTGCAATTATTGTGTTTTCAGGCTGCGCCGGTGACGCTACCAAGGCGGCCAGAAATGCGTCTGTCGGGTGCCTAATTTTGACTGCCAAAACTCAAGAGCTCAAGCTCGACATCGAGCGCATCGGCACGGTCTCCGCGATCCTGACGCAGCCGGCCAACGCGCGCGGCTGCTACGTGCTGGCGCACGGCGCCGGCGCGGATATGCGCCATGCCTTCATGGAGAAAGTTGCGGAAGGTCTCGCGAGCCGCGGCATCGCGACGTTCCGCTTCAATTTCCCCTACATGGAGGAGAAGAAGGGGCGTCCCGACCAGCCGGCGGTCGCGCACGCCGCTATCCGCGCGGCGGTCGCGGAGGCGGCGCGGCTGTGTCCGGGCTTGAAGCTCGTCGCCGGCGGCAAATCGTTCGGCGGCCGCATGACCTCGCAGGCGCAGTCGAAGTCTCCGCTGCCCGGTGTCAAAGGGCTCGCCTTCCTCGGCTTTCCCCTGCATGCCGACAAGAAGCCGTCGTCCGAGCGGGCCGAGCATCTCGCCGGCATCGCCATCCCCATGCTGTTCCTGCAAGGCACGCGCGACGGGCTCGCCGATCCTGGCCATCTCAGGCCCGTTATTGCAGGGCTGCGGACGAAGGCGACGCTGCATGAGGTCGAAGGCGGCGACCACTCTTTCGCGGTGCTGAAAAAGTCCGGTCGAACGAATGACGAGGCGCTCACGGAAGTGCTCGACACGCTCGCCGCGTGGATCGACGCGCTCGACTGAACGTCACGCCGAATAGAGCCCCTTGTCGCGCGCTTTCTGGATCGCCAGCGCGGCGATCAGGTCAAGCGTCGGCGTCGACAGGCCCGCGGTGCGCGCGAAGGCGGCGGGCGCCCTCACCAGCACGTCGATCTCCATGGCGCGGCCGAGCTCGTAATCCTGCAGCAGCGACGGCTTGTGGTTGGGCGCGGGGCCGCTCCGCGTCACACGCTTGACCTCGGGAATGAAGTGCTGGGCAATGTCGTTGGCCTCGTTCAGCATGCGCGGGATGACGTCGGTGAAAGCAGGGTCGTCGCGAACGCCGCGCGCGGTCTGGCCGGTGAGCAGGCACAGCACCGACAGCGACATGTTGGTCAGCAGCTTTGACCAGATCGCCTCGCGGATCTCGGCGACCGGCGGCGATTCCAGGCGCGCGTCGTTGAAGGCACCGCGGAGTTTCGTGATGCGATCGCAATTGCGGTCGTCGCATTCGCCGATCAGGAGCCGGTTGCGGTCCGGCGTCAGGTTCTGCACCACGCCGGGCGCGATCACCTCGTTGGAGGAGAACACGACGCCGCCGATGATCCGCTCCTTCGGGATGCAGGCGCGCAGCCGTCCGCCGGGATCGAGGAAGGAAATGTCCGGCGGTGTCGGGTGCCGCGGCGGCAGGCCGATCCCATACCACCAGGGAATGCCGTTCTGCGCGAACACGATCGCGGTGTCGTCCTGCAGCAGCGGCTTGATGCTGGAGACAAGGCCAGTCAGCGCGGTGGCCTTCAGCGTCGAGATCACGACGTCTTGCGGGCCGAGTTGGGCCGGGTCGCCCGACGCGTTCACCTTGGCGCTGACTTCGGAATCGCCGACCCGCAGCTTGAGACCGCCCGCCCGCGCCGCCTCCAGGTGCGCGCCGCGCATCACGCAAGAGACCTCGTGGCCGGCGCGCGCCAGCCGTACCGCAATGTGGCTGCCGACGGCGCCCGCGCCGAAAATGCAGATGCGCATGTAATGTCCCGTCCTGATCCCTCGCCGCCCGGGCGGAGCATGACACAAGCCGCCATGCGATGGACGCGGCCGCCCCACGCTGGAAAGATATGGATCGGGACGTGCGGCCTCGGCCATAGTGCGCGGCAAACAACTGACCGGAGGATCGCCGATGCCCGCCAACCCCGTCCTGTGGACCCTCGATGAGCGCGGCGTTGCGACCGTCACCCTGAACCGGCCCGAGGTCAACAACGCCTATGACGGCGACTTGATCGCGGGCGTGCTCGCCGCCATGGACGACCTCGGGAAGAAGCCGAACCTGCGCGTCGTCGTGCTCAGGGGCAACGGCAAGCATTTCCAGGCCGGCGCCGACCTCAAATGGATCAACGGCGTACGCCCGCAATCGGCTGAGGCGAACGAAGCGGCCTCGCGCGCGACCTTTGAGGCCGTGCAGCGGCTCAACACGCTGCCGATCCCGACTGTCGCACTGGTGCAGGGCGGCTGTTTCGGCGGCGGCACCGGCGTGATCGCGGCCTGCGACGTCGTGATTGCCGCCGACAATGCCCTGTTCTCGATCACCGAGGTACGCTGGGGCCTGACCGCCGCCATCATCATCCCGCAGCTCTGCGACGCAATTGGCATCCGGCAAGTCCGCCGCTATGCGCTGACCGGCGAGCGCTTCGGCGCCGAGGATGCCCGCCGCATCGGCCTGGTCCACGAGGTCGTGCCGCTCGCCGAACTGGAGGCCGCCGGCAGCAAGGTGGTCGAGCAGCTGCTTGCCAACGGTCCAGAGGCCATGGCCGAGACCAAGCGTCTCGCGCTGGAGAGCTCGTTCGGCGGCATGGCCGTGGAGGATGCGGCGTATACGCGGCTCGTGCACCTGCACTCGCTTAAGCGCCAGAGCGCCGAAGCTGCGGAGGGACTGGCCTCGTTCGCGGAGAAGCGCGCGGCAAACTGGGGTGGAGGCAAGGCTTAGGCGTCAGCAGCCGCGGCAGATGTTGTTGATGCTGCGATAGACTGCGTCGTCGTCCTGTCGCATCTGACGCAGCGTTTCGAGCGTGTTGCTCTCGGCGGTGGCTGGAGCCGGCTTGCGCCTTGCCGCGAGCTCTTCCTCCTGCCGCTTGTAGCAGGCCTCGCGATCGGGCTTGGCCTGGATGAAGCGGCAGTTCTGCTCCACGGCCGAGGCGGTGGTGGTTGAGATCGCGAGAGCGGTCAGGGCGGCGAATGCGTATTTCATGGGTGTCGAATCCATAGCGGCCCTTCTTTCAGGTCTGTCACGCGAGAGCAACTGCGATGTTGTGACAGGTGTGCGACGCGGCGCACACCGCGTAGCCCGGATGAGCGAAGCGACATCCGGGAATGCCGCGAAGAGTCCCGCATGTCGCTTCGCTCATGCGGGCTACAGCCATCTTGGCACGACCTACAGCGACTGCGCCAGCGACGTCTTCAGCAGCGTCAGCAGCGCCTGCACCGCCGCCGCATTGCGCCGCCGTTCGGGGATCGCGGCCTTGACCCACAATTCCGGAATCGGAAAGTCGCGCAGCACTGGCCTCAACTCGCCGTCACGCAACGCGCCGGCCACGAGATAATGCGAGATCAGCGCGATGCCGTTGCCGGCGATGGCGCTGCGCGCCAGCACGTGGCCCTCGTTGGAGGAGAGCAGCGGGCTGACCTGGATGCTGATGCGGCCGCGCGGCCCGTCGAAGATCCATTCCGGTCCCGTCGGCATGAAGCTGAGGCAGCGATGCTCGACGAGGTCGCGCGGATGTTTTGGCGTGCCGTGCTTCTTCAAATAGGCAGGCGAGGCGCAGAGCAATCGCTTCAGCGGACACAGCGGCTCGTCGATCACGCCGCCGAACGAATGCGGGAAGGCGCCGATGGCGATATCGAAGCCTTCGGCAACGGGATCGACCGGGCGGTCGATCAGCACGATCTCGAGCTTCAGCCGCGGATTCTGAGTCTGGAACGCGCTGAAGGCGTCGGCGAGTCGCGCCACGGTCAGCGAGGTCGGCGCCTTGATGCGCAGATGATCGACGAGATCGTGGCCCTTCTCGCCCATGCGCGAGAGCAGGTCGGTCGCGTCGGCCACGACACCGCGCGCGCGATGGACGTAGCGCTGCCCGGCCTCGGTGAGCCGCAATTGCCGGGTCGAGCGGTGAAACAGCGGCGTGCCGATCCGCGCCTCCAGCTGCGTGACGCGCTTGGCGACCACCGAGGTCGAGACATCGAGCTTTCGCGCAGCGGCGGAGAAACCGGCGGCATCCGCGGTGGCGAGGAAAGCCTGCAGGTTCACAAGGATGTCCATGTCCGCCTTTCTCGATTTGTGAAAGCTGATCATGTATTTTGATGGATTGTAGCGCCGTGCGCGTTAATTCATAGTCGGCCCCAAGCAAGAGATTTCGGGAGCGGACGCGTCATGCGGGCCACAATGATCGAAGAACCGGCACGTCAGGTGCCGCTCTATGGCGAATATGAAGTCGTCGTGCTCGGCGGCGGACCCGCCGGCATTGTCGCTGCCACCTCCGCCGCGCGCGCCGGGCGGAAGACGCTTCTGATCGAACGCTACGGCTTCCTCGGCGGCATGGGCACCGCGGCTGGCGTCACCAACTTCTGCGGCCTCCACGGCAATGTCCATGGCGAGCACCGGCGCCTGGTGCAGGGCATGGCGTCGGAGCTGCTGGCCCGGATCGATCACCTGAACGGCCTCAACACGCCGCATCTGATCCTCGGCAAGGTCTATGCGCAGGCCTACGACACCGCGGCGTACAAGATCGCGGCCGATGAGCTGCTCGCAAGCCACAGGGTGAACATCCTCTTCCACGCGCTCGGCGCCGGCGTGGTCATGGGTGACAGCAGGCGCATCGACGCGCTGATGGTCGAGACCAAAGCCGGCAGGCGAGCGGTGCGAGCCGAGATCTTCATCGACTGCTCGGGCGATGGCGACCTCGCGGTCTGGGCCGGCGCGCCGTTCGAGATCGGCGACGAGCACGGCCATCCGCTCTATCCCTCGATGATGCTGCGTCTCAACGGCATCGATCCTGCCAAGGCGGGCGAGGCCTGGCGCACCATTCCGCAATTAATGGAGAAGGCGCTCGCCGCCGGAACGCATAGATTTCCGCGCAAGAGCGCGATCGTGCGGCCTCAAAAATCCGGCATTGAATGGCGGGTGAACTTCACGCAAGTGGCGCGCGAGGACGGCCACGCCATCAACGGCGTCGAGCCCGACGATCTCACCCGCGGCGAGATCGAGGGCCGCAAGCAGGCGCTTGCTGCCTACGAATTCTTGCGCAGCACTGTCCCGGGCTTCGAAAAGTCCTACATCGTCGATCTGCCGCCGCAGCTCGGCATCCGCGAAACCCGTCGCATCAAGGGCGGCTATCAGCTCAGCGGCGAGGACGTGCTCGGCTGCGCCTCGTTCGAGGATTCCATCGGCGTCAATGGCTGGCCGATCGAGGCGCATGTGCCCGGCGACGTCGTGTTCACCTTCCCGCCTATCCCGCAATCGCGCGGCTACAACGAGCTGCCTTACCGGATGCTGGTGCCCGACGGCGTCGACAATCTCCTGGTTGCCGGCCGCTGTGCCTCGATGACCCATGAGGGTCAGTCGGCAGCCCGGGTCTCCGGTGCCTGTTTCGTGATGGGCGAGGCCGCCGGTTCCGCCGCCGCGCTGGCTCTGTCGGGAAACCGGATCCCGCGTGACATCCCCGTTG
This genomic stretch from Bradyrhizobium daqingense harbors:
- a CDS encoding amidohydrolase/deacetylase family metallohydrolase, yielding MPFDLILRGGRVIDPSQKLDAATDVAFADGKVAAIGSGLKADPGTDVRDVSKYIVTPGLIDLHTHVYWGGTSLGIDAEEFCRLSGVTTAIDTGSAGPGNFAGFRKHVIEPSQVRILAYLHVSHAGIFGFSHRIMVGESEELRLMNPIEAAKVADANRDLIVGIKVRVGLHSSGTSGTVPLDIALQVADEVGMPLMAHIDHPPPSYEEVLARLRPGDVLTHAFRPFPNTPATAQGTVKRAVLDARERGVLFDIGHGKGSFAFKTARAMLANGFYPDTISSDIHMLCIDGPAYDQVTTMSKFLCMGMELPDVVAASTVNAAMALRRPELGSLKPGSVGDATLISVKQGQFDYEDVVGEHLIGDRKIVSEGVVIGGRWWHPN
- a CDS encoding tetratricopeptide repeat protein; its protein translation is MRDIVQAALVSQAIKSMRRAAAFTLLVTVVSFLLAQSCWAASQSRENCKNRGFDADGTIQACTDLLQKRSWDSFVHLHVRSVAWLAKQNCEQALSDENESIRLFLTDPLVARKKMSEEDRNFFRRGGFLGRIEIYLFCFLNYDKALSVVEEALAIYPDDTDLYNRRGLIYIQTKNFDQAFRDLQRAIDLADKKDVALNNRASVFNGLGDFDNAIRDANGAIAFNPRSEGAHVNRAVALSGKGEHGRAIEEINVALRLDPKNQAGPLAQRSKYHLKGGDLDSALKDISRSIALFEQSKVEPIIALCVRGDLFRFQGQLSRSLEDFDRAIRSRADFAAAYTGRGLTYERMGNLKNARTDFEKALGFPAQQYDNNLEAQTTARARLAALDSGEAQPVIPATTGKPVAPFSVTTPPLVAPVLAHPRLLPGSERQGRRVAPVIGNAAYQRAGILKNPLNDSEAVAAALRNIGFDEVMVATDTTKERLTAALQGFARASDNADWAVVYYSGHGIEMAGRNYLLPIDVTLRTDRDVQFEAVPVDQVMASIDGARKLKLIVLDACRNNPFADTIKRTGPREAVTLDASNVGEIGTRAVGRGLGEIKVKGASLVVFAAKHGQTALDGEGRNSPFAIALVQRIATPGVEMNKVFRLVRDDVLEATAGRQEPYTYGSLPGREDFFFVSK
- a CDS encoding alpha/beta hydrolase; the protein is MSTYVLVHGAWHTGAEFEPVAAPIRAAGHQVHTPTIRGNRPGDAKTTGLKEAIQSIADYLAENNLKDVILLGHSYGGMVITGVADLAPERIRRLVYWNAFVPNNGESLNDMVPPHYVGLFDAIAAERGDGSVVLPFPIWREAFINDADLETAQKAYDVLNPHPLATFTDKITLKTNPAEMQLAKSYINCTEDTALPHSHGWHPRLSEKLGLFRLVQVAGSHELCFSDPARLAGAIMAAGRD
- a CDS encoding helix-turn-helix domain-containing protein, whose product is MQQIDRAVPPRQSAWNTVGVRPAEQFAYYREAICQAFMNLTPEPAAASGFPASVEHVRLGDAAINRVSFPEHVVRRSASDIAASDRSCFYLNLKLAGRCRIQQGDGEISLSPGQVAIFDSDRQFALLHDRGRQLRVASFWVPAEALRDRLPASFDVGAARVSDDPFVGHLIVETARTLSDGALRMTEDEGMRLFRALIELVAVSLSRRGRTGAAEMESLADATALAVKRAIHRRLREPGLAVADVADAVGISERYVHKLLARSGSSFTDFVIDHRLDGAARDLGDPAMANRAIGAIAFDWGFSDLSHFTRRFKQRFGCRPRDWRSR
- a CDS encoding acyl-CoA dehydrogenase family protein; amino-acid sequence: MSYRSSWMTEELDTFRDQFRKYLAKDLAPHAEKWREQKMVDRFAWRGLGEMGALLASVPEEYGGLGATFAYDAAVLDDLESTVPELTTGVSVHSAIVAHYILNYGSEEQKKRWLPKMASGEMVGAIAMTEPGTGSDLQAVKTTAKKQGNSYVINGQKTFITNGQAADLVIVVARTGEQGAKGISLVVVETAGADGYKRGRNLDKIGLHASDTSELFFDNVTVPPDNLLGKEEGQGFVQLMQQLPQERLALAVGAVASMERAVKLTTEYTKERKAFGKPLMDFQNTAFTLAERKTEAMIARVFVDWCIERLVAGDLDTVTASMAKYWCSEKQVETADECLQLFGGYGYMQEYPISRIFIDSRIQKIYGGTNEIMKLLIARSL
- a CDS encoding alpha/beta hydrolase family protein; protein product: MTAKTQELKLDIERIGTVSAILTQPANARGCYVLAHGAGADMRHAFMEKVAEGLASRGIATFRFNFPYMEEKKGRPDQPAVAHAAIRAAVAEAARLCPGLKLVAGGKSFGGRMTSQAQSKSPLPGVKGLAFLGFPLHADKKPSSERAEHLAGIAIPMLFLQGTRDGLADPGHLRPVIAGLRTKATLHEVEGGDHSFAVLKKSGRTNDEALTEVLDTLAAWIDALD
- a CDS encoding ketopantoate reductase family protein, whose product is MRICIFGAGAVGSHIAVRLARAGHEVSCVMRGAHLEAARAGGLKLRVGDSEVSAKVNASGDPAQLGPQDVVISTLKATALTGLVSSIKPLLQDDTAIVFAQNGIPWWYGIGLPPRHPTPPDISFLDPGGRLRACIPKERIIGGVVFSSNEVIAPGVVQNLTPDRNRLLIGECDDRNCDRITKLRGAFNDARLESPPVAEIREAIWSKLLTNMSLSVLCLLTGQTARGVRDDPAFTDVIPRMLNEANDIAQHFIPEVKRVTRSGPAPNHKPSLLQDYELGRAMEIDVLVRAPAAFARTAGLSTPTLDLIAALAIQKARDKGLYSA
- a CDS encoding enoyl-CoA hydratase-related protein, giving the protein MPANPVLWTLDERGVATVTLNRPEVNNAYDGDLIAGVLAAMDDLGKKPNLRVVVLRGNGKHFQAGADLKWINGVRPQSAEANEAASRATFEAVQRLNTLPIPTVALVQGGCFGGGTGVIAACDVVIAADNALFSITEVRWGLTAAIIIPQLCDAIGIRQVRRYALTGERFGAEDARRIGLVHEVVPLAELEAAGSKVVEQLLANGPEAMAETKRLALESSFGGMAVEDAAYTRLVHLHSLKRQSAEAAEGLASFAEKRAANWGGGKA
- a CDS encoding LysR family transcriptional regulator; translated protein: MDILVNLQAFLATADAAGFSAAARKLDVSTSVVAKRVTQLEARIGTPLFHRSTRQLRLTEAGQRYVHRARGVVADATDLLSRMGEKGHDLVDHLRIKAPTSLTVARLADAFSAFQTQNPRLKLEIVLIDRPVDPVAEGFDIAIGAFPHSFGGVIDEPLCPLKRLLCASPAYLKKHGTPKHPRDLVEHRCLSFMPTGPEWIFDGPRGRISIQVSPLLSSNEGHVLARSAIAGNGIALISHYLVAGALRDGELRPVLRDFPIPELWVKAAIPERRRNAAAVQALLTLLKTSLAQSL